A stretch of the Rosa rugosa chromosome 5, drRosRugo1.1, whole genome shotgun sequence genome encodes the following:
- the LOC133711660 gene encoding uncharacterized protein LOC133711660 translates to AIRKHKFVDILDDPGSADLSAYVDFASIRHSAEEASGDVSVHGPITRSQFLGSLGINFRVEALLHNCTEEQFESLRSGYWQPVGEGEAPFWEGPDVKVPIGMGTRYLVMAIVNKKQGVPVPF, encoded by the exons GCAATTCGGAAACATAAGTTTGTTGACATTCTAGACGATCCAGGATCAGCTGATCTCAGTGCCTACGTTGATTTTGCTTCCATCAGGCATTCTGCTGAGGAAGCTTCAG GAGATGTGTCTGTTCATGGCCCTATTACTCGGTCTCAATTCCTTGGCTCTCTTGGGATAAATTTCCGAGTGGAAGCATTATTACATAACTGCACAGAGGAACAATTTGAATCTCTCAGGTCAGGGTATTGGCAACCGGTTGGAGAAGGTGAGGCTCCCTTCTGGGAGGGTCCTGACGTAAAAGTTCCCATTGGAATGGGTACCCGTTATTTGGTAATGGCTATTGTGAACAAGAAGCAAGGTGTTCCAGTCCCATTTTAG